In Rattus rattus isolate New Zealand chromosome 9, Rrattus_CSIRO_v1, whole genome shotgun sequence, a genomic segment contains:
- the LOC116910406 gene encoding serine protease 41 → MGVQGPMLLLLLVVVCVMLGEPGSREENQAAGLKNTDIKLLSMPCGRRNDIRSRIVGGIESVRGRWPWQASLRLKKSHRCGGSLLSHRWVLTAAHCFRKFLDPKKWTVQLGQLTSKPSFWNREAFSGRYRVKDIIINSEDKLKFHDLALLRLASSVTYNKYIQPICVQPSTFMFQHQPRCWVTGWGALQEDLKPLPPPYHLREVQVTVLNLSRCQELFSFASRYHLITRDVFCAGAEDGSADTCSGDSGGPLVCNMDGLWYQIGIVSRGVGCGRPKLPGIYTNVSHHYDWIETMMILNGAVRHDLALPLLFFTPLQAPWLLRPT, encoded by the exons ATGGGTGTACAGGGCCCgatgctgctactgctgctggtggtggtgtgcGTGATGCTGGGGGAGCCTG GATCGCGTGAAGAAAACCAGGCGGCAG GCCTCAAGAATACAGACATCAAGCTTCTCTCAA TGCCGTGTGGCCGCCGGAATGACATTCGGTCCCGGATAGTGGGCGGGATAGAATCCGTGCGAGGGCGCTGGCCGTGGCAGGCCAGCCTGCGCTTGAAGAAGTCCCACCGCTGCGGAGGGAGCCTTCTCAGCCACCGATGGGTGCTTACTGCTGCACACTGCTTTAGAAA GTTCCTTGATCCAAAAAAGTGGACGGTCCAGCTTGGGCAGCTGACTTCCAAGCCTTCTTTCTGGAACAGGGAGGCCTTTTCTGGCCGGTACAGGGTAAAGGACATCATCATAAACTCCGAAGACAAACTGAAGTTCCATGACCTCGCCCTGCTGAGGCTGGCCTCCTCGGTCACCTACAACAAGTACATCCAGCCTATCTGTGTGCAACCTTCCACCTTCATGTTCCAGCACCAGCCCCGGTGCTGGGTGACCGGCTGGGGAGCCCTTCAGGAGGATTTGA agCCCCTGCCACCGCCCTATCACCTCCGAGAAGTACAGGTCACCGTCCTAAACCTCAGCAGATGCCAGGAACTCTTCAGCTTTGCCTCCCGATACCACTTGATCACCAGGGATGTGTTCTGTGCCGGTGCGGAGGACGGGAGCGCCGACACCTGCAGT GGTGACTCAGGAGGACCTTTGGTCTGCAACATGGATGGTCTGTGGTATCAGATTGGAATCGTGAGCCGGGGAGTAGGCTGTGGTCGGCCCAAACTGCCTGGCATCTACACCAACGTCAGCCATCACTACGACTGGATTGAGACCATGATGATCCTCAATGGTGCAGTCAGGCATGACCTGGccctgccactgctgttcttcaCTCCGCTCCAGGCTCCCTGGCTCCTGAGGCCCACCTGA